ACCTTGCAGGCCAGttcccagccctcccccagccccacgccTGGTTCTATTAAGGACTTGGGATATAGGAATTCCTAGACCACCGTGTTCTAAAATATTGTCAGCTCTCAGTGATCCAGACTGGCACAGCCACTGTGTGGATAAGCCAAAGAAAGTTTAAGCTTTAGCATGGTCTCACTCCTCTCCGCCAAGTCCTTAGGCCCCCATGGTTTTAATAGTCACCTAAGAAGTTAAGATGTTAAAGGAATGTCTCCTAGTATATAACAAGGGTTTAAAGTCAGACTGAAATGGTTCTGGGCcacctctttttctttgcttttggtttggatgatctgtcccatTGCTTTGCTCTGAACAAACAAGCAATGCTCTCTCCTCCGGCTCCGCATCCTGGGGACCCTGTGGCAGAGCCCTGGTCACTGACGGGACTCTGAGCCCATCTGTCTCGCTGATCCTACAACACAGGAAATCCAGTTGCTGCAGTCACACATCTCTGAGACATCAGTCATCGTGAAGACAGACAACAGCCGGGACCTGAACTTTGATGGGATCATCGCCGATATCAAGGCCCAGTATGAAGAGATTGCCAGGCGCAGTCGGGCTGATGCAGAGGCCTGGTACCAGACCAAGGTGGGCAGGAGGGCGCTGGGGAAAGGGTGTAGGCAGCCCTGGGGTCAGACTCATGGATGACAAAGTGGGCTGTGATCTTGACCCAATCTTCAAGCCCTCGGAATACCCCTTTCTCCCCCACCCGCCAATATGAGGAGATGCGGGTGACAGCTGGCCAACACCGTGACAACCTGCGTAACACTCGGGATGAGATCAATGAGCTGACCCACCTGATCCAGAGGCTGAAGGCAGAGATCGAGCACGCCAAGGCTCAGGTGAgcgaaagaaaggagaaaaagcccCACAGGGAGGACAGGCAGGGCCCCAAGCTCTGGGGAGCCCAAGTCTGAAGATGTGGGGGAGGCCACCAGGACCCAGAAACATAGGAATAAGAGAATTAgtccaggaagacttcctgggGGAGGAAAATGTGGAACCAGGGAAAGAGTCTCCCACGTAGAAGGAAAGACCTGGGGCTGACTTAGAGGGGAATGTGAGGCAGAAAGAATGACTTTGCTCTCTGGACCCCATTGGTTTAGAGCAGCAGAAATCAGTCAGTGCAAAATCAGTGAGGATAGAAATGGAAGATAAGCAATGTTCTGCTCCCTGGTGACGTCAAACTACAGGATGACAATCCCTGGGAACGCATCCTCCACAGGCTCCATCCCATGCTATGTGCTCACTCACAGGGGGCAGAGTTTCTAGTCTGACCTGAGGATCCCCTAGTCCCTGCCAAAGCCCACCTGCAAACTGCCCTCCCCCCAGCACCGCAAGCTGGAGGCCGCCGTGGCCGAGGCAGAGCAGTGGGGCGAGGCAGCCCTCGGCGACGCCAAGTGCAAGCTGGCGGAGCTGGAGGCTGCCCTGCAGCAGGCCAAGCAGGACATGGCACGGCAGCTGAAGGAGTACCAGGAGGTGATGAATGTCAAGCTGGCCCTGGACATCGAGGTCACCACCTATAAGCGCCTGCTGGAAGGCGAGGAGAGCCACTAAGTGCTCTCAGTGCAGCAGGTGGGAGTGGGGTCAGACTTCCGGCTTCTAGAAAGACTAAGTGGGGGAGGGAACTACGTGAAGAATTGCTGAAATGGGCACTCTCTAGGGGTAGCTATTTTTTCTGCAAACCTTAGGCGGGTTGCCCTTGGCAAGGGTTTAGAAGATGGCTCTAGATCTGTGCCTCTCAGTGCAAGCCTGTAGACGGGCTGTACCAGAATCACAGGGAGTTCTGCTTGATTGGTTagcttgttttaaaataagaaagaaagaaaagaagacattcCCTCAAATATTTTGATTCAATAGTTTTGGGGCAGGGATTAGGAACGTGTCATTTTTCAAAGCTCCCTGATGCTTGTGCAGCCAATggtgagaaccactggtccaCTGAGCCCTCTGATAGCACCTAGGTTTTCAGGGAATGACACCTTGTGaacttgtttctttctctctccaaagATCTATGAAGGTGTTGGACCAGTAGACATATGTAAGAACCTTCAGTCTTTTCCTCTTCACACATTTCTCTCCTGGGGCCCTTCAAATGTCCTTTAAACTCAAGCCCACATTGGGGTCAGGAGCCCATGGCCAGACTGGCCATGACAGCCAGGGGAGCAGGGACCATCTGGCCCCTAAACTGAGAGCATCCCTTTAGCTGAGGTCTGAGACACCCCCAGAGCCTTCCTCCCCGGAGCTAGGTTTGCAGGGCCTGGTAGGTGGGAGAGGGTTCCAGAAGAGAGTCAGTCTTTTTGCTTTAGGTGGTCTTGTCCTTCGAGGGCAAAGACCAGAGGAGGAATGGAAAGGTCtatgccagggagttccctcccCTCCTGATGGCAGGGGATGGCGAGGCTAAACGCAAGTCCCCTTGCTGCTGCTGCGGCTACAGCCACCAAACAAAGCGCTCAGGACCTGTGCCGGGCTCTGCAGGGTAGGGACACAAAGAAGGTGAgacccagcccctcctctccagAATTATAACCTTCTTGAGATGGGTCCTATCCACCGTCACCCTAATCCTCAAAACCCCGGGGGGAGGAATAGGCATGCACAACCCCCTTTTACTCCATCAGAGAAAATACAGGACATGCCAGAAATCACAAAGGTAGTCAGTGGCAcggccagaattcaaacccagatttCTGATCCAAAAGCGCAAATATACACAGCTGTGTATGCTAAACCGGGTGGGTCACAGATGGCAGGAAGGATTCTGGTGAGAGGAGAAGGATGATAGGGAGGCCGTCCACCCTGGGGGCTGGTCTAAGCAAGGTTTAATCAGATTAGCGTCCTGGGTCATGGAGGTGTGCCCAGTGAAGACCAGAGGGCTAGAGAGCAGAGCCATCAGTGGGTCAGGAGGAATGAAggactacctttttttttttttttttttttttttttgcagtacgcaggcctctcagggctgtggcctctcccgctgcggagcacaggctccggacgcgcagggccagtggccacggctcacgggcccagccgctccgcggcatgcgggatcctcccggaccggggcacgaacccgtgtcccctgcattggcaggcggactctcaaccactgcgccaccaggggagcccaggacTACCTTTTTGATGGGCAATGTGGGGACCGCCAAGGAGCATGATATCATTGGAAGAGAGAAGCCCTGTGGCTTCATAGAAGCTACTGACGCAGCTGCTGGGTAATCCAGATCACTACCCACCTCACTCAACCCAACCTGACTTTGGCCGTATATAAATGGTGGTGGGCTTATGGCTATAGGCCAACACCTGGGGAACTGGCTGAATTCTTCCATTTTAGTCCGAATGTTTGACTTCAGTGGAGTCACAGCCTTTGAGACACCCagacaagagaagggaaaagtgGGTACTGACTATGTAGACAGTAGGAACTACTCGGACCCAGGTCACTTCCCCTGCTGCCACCGCccgtccctccccccacccccagtgggaGGTGGAGGATGAGGCAGCCTCACTGAGGGTTTCATCCTCCCACAGCGGTGAGCAGTTCCTGGGGCGGCCTGGTGTGCGGGCCAGAGCCTCTGGTCAccacctgcagcctctcccgcggTGGGGTCACCATCTCGGGCCGCAGCAGCAACCGGTCCAGCGGCTTCTGGAGCTCGAATGTGGGCGGGGCCCAGGTCGTGGGCGGTGGGGACCCGCTGAGCGCGGGCTTCCGGGGAGGGGAGCTCCGTGCTTGTGGGCGAGACCTGCGCCCCCAGCGTCCCCTGCCCGCTGCCCACTGAGGGCGGCTTCAGCAGCCGCGGTTCCAGCGTCCACTTCGTGTCCACCACCACCTCGAACCGAGCGCCGGCCAGCCACCGACCAGGGAGAACCATCTCCACGGCTCTGCTTCTGTCCCGAAAGTGCCCGGACTCTGGGCCGAGGGTGCTCTAGGTACCCATCCTGCCAAGAAGCCAAGGGCTGCTCTGCCTGGCCTGTGTCCTCTGGGGGGATTTTTTTCACCACCTAGACGCTCCATCCACAGCCCCAGTGGACTGGCCTCTCCCTGACTCCCAGTTTCCTTCCTTTGGATCACTCCTCACCACCCAGCCCAAAGACCTCAAGAaatgcagattcaatgcaattacAAAAATCAGCATGTTGGTCCTAGCTTTGGATTAACTTAGAGAATGGAGAGCTGGCTGTCCACACAGCAGGTGTCCTCAGCCACCgtcctctgcttccctccccttcctttccctggCAGGAgaaggtcctttccttctcttcctgacCCAGAAGGATCCACCGTTTTTGGTGGGCCAAGGGATCCCTGAGTCCCCAGAGATGGTTCTTCTCCGAGTGGCATAGATCCTAGCTGCTTCTCTTCCTGGGGTGCTGGTGTAACCCTGGCATGTGAGTCCACGAGGTGGGTGGGTGCTGGTAGAGAGATGGGCCCTGCAACACTCCACGCCCCTGCTGGTGGTGTGAGGGAGGCCCAACTCTGTTCACTGCAGGGGGGTTTATGTCTGCACGCTCCagggaggcctgggctggggtgggtgccTGTCTGTACTGCTCTTTGTGTTGCTGGGATTTCAATAAACTTGCCAAGCTAGCATCACTAGGACTCTGGCCTTTCCTTCCCAATCACACTGGGGATGGGGGAGCTTGCCTCCTAGACTCCACTAGCCCACCCCCCTGGGGACTTGCCAAGGGCAGAGGCTGGTGTCCTGGGACAGAGGAGGTACTGAGGAAAGAGCGCTCAGGCCCCTCCCTGGAGGGGCTCACAACTCAGCAAGGGAGACGAGACATATAGCAAAAGCTCTGAAAACAAATGCCAAGCGGCCCACTTCTCTCCACGCATTgccctccagcctcctccctaCCAGGGCGAAATCCTTCACTTGTTCCCCAagtcccaccctgcccccagttGCTCTGGGATCATTGCAGGGGCCAAGAGACCCAACCATGTGTTTAgtgggttggaactttcagtccaccctccccaacctccagggagggaagcagggttggaggttgaatcaatcaatcaatcctgactatgtaatgaagcctccataaaaaccccacAAGGACTGGGGGATTCAGAGAGTTTCTgcgttggtgaacatgtggaggaGTGGCACACGTGGAGAGAACGTGGATGCTCTGCACCCttcccccataccttgccctatacatctcttccatctggctgttcctgagttatatctttttataataaactggtaatctagtaagtaaaatgtttccctgagttctgtgagccactctagcaaattaatcaaagcCAAGGAGAAGTCTTTGAAACTTTCAATCTATAGCCGGTTGGTCAAAAGTCCAGGTGACAGCCTGGGTTTGCAACTGGCAACTAAAGCAGGATTGGGGgtgggcagtcttgtaggactgaacccttgacctgtggaatctgatgctatctccaggtagatagtgtcagaattgagttgaactgtGGGACACCAGCTGCTTATTGGTACAAGAaaccccatgcacacacacacacgcacacaaacacatCGGAACTGTGACCAGAACTCTTAACGTGTGTCTTGTGCAACCACAGAGGACCTCACACCATAGAAAGTCCCCACACATGGTTTAATGACTCTTGTCATCATCTTGAattccttaataatttttaacaaggGGCCCTgcgtttttattttacattaagcCCCACAATCTGTGTAGCCAGTCCTACCTGAATAGCTGTATTTCTACTAAAAGAATtgaacatgggcttccctggtggcgcagtggttgagagtccgcctgccgatgcaggggacgcgggttcgtgccccggtctgggaggatcccacatgccgcggagcggctgggcccgtgagccatggccgctgggcctgcgcgtccggagcctgtcctccgcaacgggaagaggccacaacagtgagaggcccgcgtaacgcataaaaaaaaaaaaaaaagaattgaacatgtagtttaaaatcttccaaaaaagaaaacttcaggcccaAATACCTTCCCTGGTGcgttctaccaaatatttaaggaaaaattcaACCCAGATTCTTCCAGAAAACATAAGAGGAGGGAAAACTTCCCAACTCctttta
This genomic stretch from Phocoena phocoena chromosome 11, mPhoPho1.1, whole genome shotgun sequence harbors:
- the KRT84 gene encoding LOW QUALITY PROTEIN: keratin, type II cuticular Hb4 (The sequence of the model RefSeq protein was modified relative to this genomic sequence to represent the inferred CDS: inserted 3 bases in 2 codons; deleted 1 base in 1 codon; substituted 1 base at 1 genomic stop codon) yields the protein MAIVVDLWKNRCLPLTQDTVTSCRSDTVSSGRHVGSFSSCSAMPPQNLNHFRASSVSCRSGPRFQGLSSFGSRSXSPRRVAVCPRPIRYGVGLGSGSGMAFGFGDGSGAGLGFGAGSGLGYGFGGPGFGYQVGGAGVPAAPSITAVTVNQSLLTHLSLEIDPNAQRVKKDEKEQTETLNNKFASFIDKVRFLEQQNKLLETKWNFLQEQKYARSNPEPLFENYITSLQRQLDVVNSKQARLEAKGNNMQDVPEGFKKKYEEEVGPLANAENEFVALKKDVDTAFSNKSDLEANVDTLXFLKTLYMAEIQLLQSHISETSVIVKTDNSRDLNFDGIIADIKAQYEEIARRSRADAEAWYQTKYEEMRVTAGQHRDNLRNTRDEINELTHLIQRLKAEIEHAKAQHRKLEAAVAEAEQWGEAALGDAKCKLAELEAALQQAKQDMARQLKEYQEVMNVKLALDIEVTTYKRLLEGEESHXIYEGVGPVDISVSSSWGGLVCGPEPLVTTCSLSRGGVTISGRSSNRSSGFWSSNVGGAQVVGGGDPLSAGFRGGSSVLVGETCAPSVPCPLPTEGGFSSRGSSVHFVSTTTSNRAPASHRPGRTISTALLLSRKCPDSGPRVL